One Peterkaempfera bronchialis DNA window includes the following coding sequences:
- a CDS encoding type II secretion system F family protein, giving the protein MSPYAAGLLWAALLGLLAAGARGAVVRRGRTRRRRLLAAPASPDGHSDGSPDRPPAPRPGSRIAAALRARRTPRWAVPELLLVPAGLLGGWSLGSPVPALAALAAVHPLYRWRLGRQGRRAEWLREAAVVELCTALAAELRTGAVPGQALESAVAPGGPTAEALHRGGVDTTALLAAARFAGDVPAALRRTARLRGAAGAAAVAACWQVASDSGAGLAAALDRVAEALRADCALRETVRGELAGPRTTALLLAVLPLFGLLLGSALGAEPLRMLLHTPAGLGCLAAGVALEAAGLAWTARIVRGAEGVGACAC; this is encoded by the coding sequence GTGAGCCCGTACGCCGCCGGGCTGCTGTGGGCGGCGCTGCTGGGGCTGCTCGCGGCCGGGGCACGCGGTGCGGTGGTCCGCCGAGGCCGTACCCGCCGCCGACGGCTGCTCGCCGCACCGGCCTCACCGGACGGCCACTCGGACGGCTCGCCGGATCGGCCACCGGCCCCCCGGCCGGGCAGCAGGATCGCTGCCGCGCTCAGGGCCAGGCGTACGCCCCGCTGGGCCGTCCCCGAACTCCTGCTGGTCCCGGCCGGGTTGCTGGGCGGCTGGTCGCTGGGCTCACCCGTCCCCGCGCTGGCCGCGCTTGCCGCCGTACACCCGCTGTACCGATGGCGGCTGGGACGGCAAGGGCGCCGCGCGGAATGGCTGCGGGAGGCTGCGGTCGTCGAGCTGTGTACGGCGCTCGCCGCCGAACTGCGCACCGGAGCGGTGCCCGGCCAGGCGCTGGAGTCCGCAGTGGCGCCGGGCGGGCCCACGGCGGAGGCGCTGCACCGTGGGGGCGTCGACACCACCGCGCTGCTCGCGGCGGCCCGCTTCGCCGGGGATGTACCGGCGGCGCTGCGGCGGACCGCCCGGCTCCGGGGCGCGGCCGGGGCGGCGGCGGTCGCCGCGTGCTGGCAGGTCGCGTCCGACAGCGGGGCCGGGCTGGCTGCGGCGCTCGACCGGGTCGCGGAGGCACTGCGGGCCGACTGCGCCCTGCGCGAGACCGTTCGCGGCGAACTGGCCGGCCCCCGGACGACGGCGCTGCTGCTTGCGGTGCTGCCCCTGTTCGGCCTGCTGCTGGGCAGTGCGCTGGGCGCCGAACCGCTGCGGATGCTGCTGCACACCCCGGCCGGGCTGGGGTGCCTGGCGGCCGGGGTGGCGCTGGAGGCCGCCGGGCTGGCGTGGACGGCGCGGATCGTGCGCGGGGCCGAGGGCGTGGGCGCGTGCGCGTGCTGA
- a CDS encoding Fic family protein codes for MSTAADPLAPLAELPGVPQAVAEVRRAVDRLYGHRVMRRRAAEVTSEAALRGARASAAIEGADWPLEEVRRRTDFGVDGEPRTVGGALRLAAEAGQLLSVWRTSPLQVLARLHLLAAGDGADAVGRPRRPGEAAAEVFPKPLAAAETAGSPADSAARPLPSAAELPPVPSSDEVAARLDQLAGLLAARADRTTTAGPNATAAPALVVAAVVHGELMVLRPFTSYNGLVARAAQRIVLIAEGLDPKAICPAEVGFAELGTDAYRAALGGYASGSAEGMAAWITHCGQALRLGVRESTAVCEAMQRGMV; via the coding sequence GTGAGCACTGCTGCCGATCCCCTCGCCCCGCTCGCCGAACTGCCCGGCGTGCCACAGGCCGTCGCGGAGGTCCGCCGCGCCGTCGACCGGCTCTACGGCCACCGGGTGATGCGCCGCCGCGCGGCCGAGGTCACCTCGGAGGCGGCGTTGCGCGGGGCCCGCGCCTCCGCCGCCATCGAAGGCGCCGACTGGCCGCTGGAGGAGGTCCGCCGCCGCACCGACTTCGGCGTCGACGGCGAGCCCCGCACGGTGGGCGGGGCGCTGCGCCTGGCCGCCGAGGCCGGGCAACTGCTGAGCGTCTGGCGGACCTCGCCGTTGCAGGTGCTGGCCCGGCTGCATCTGCTGGCGGCCGGGGACGGCGCCGACGCCGTCGGGCGGCCGCGCCGCCCGGGGGAGGCGGCAGCCGAGGTGTTCCCCAAACCGCTGGCCGCCGCCGAGACCGCCGGAAGCCCGGCGGACTCAGCGGCCCGGCCGCTCCCGTCTGCGGCAGAGCTGCCGCCGGTGCCCTCCTCCGACGAGGTGGCGGCGCGGCTCGACCAACTGGCCGGACTGCTCGCGGCCCGCGCCGACCGCACCACCACCGCCGGGCCGAACGCCACGGCTGCCCCGGCGCTGGTGGTGGCTGCCGTGGTGCATGGCGAGCTGATGGTGCTGCGGCCGTTCACCTCGTACAACGGCCTGGTCGCGCGGGCGGCGCAGCGGATCGTACTGATCGCGGAGGGCCTGGACCCCAAGGCCATCTGCCCGGCCGAGGTCGGCTTCGCGGAACTCGGTACGGACGCCTACCGCGCCGCGCTGGGCGGTTATGCCTCGGGAAGCGCGGAGGGGATGGCTGCCTGGATCACGCACTGCGGGCAGGCGCTGCGGCTCGGCGTCCGGGAGAGCACGGCCGTCTGCGAGGCGATGCAGCGCGGCATGGTCTGA
- a CDS encoding DUF4244 domain-containing protein, whose protein sequence is MAITLRLFPLAQPPVFGLCGPRLRWLPDRLRLPVRLRPLALLLRRRLTAGRGRDAGMTTAEYAVGTVAACGFAAVLYKVVTSDTVSGAITKLVQRALDAGF, encoded by the coding sequence ATGGCCATCACCCTCCGACTGTTTCCTCTGGCGCAGCCCCCGGTATTCGGGCTGTGCGGCCCGCGCCTGCGGTGGCTGCCGGACCGGCTCCGGCTGCCGGTCCGGCTGCGCCCGCTCGCGTTGCTGCTCCGTCGTCGGCTCACGGCCGGCCGGGGCCGGGACGCCGGAATGACCACCGCTGAATACGCTGTGGGAACGGTCGCGGCCTGCGGGTTCGCGGCCGTGCTCTACAAGGTGGTGACCAGCGACACGGTCAGTGGCGCAATCACCAAGCTCGTCCAGCGGGCGCTCGATGCGGGCTTCTGA
- a CDS encoding TadA family conjugal transfer-associated ATPase: MSGGIGTRRLGRRPLGLGPGPGVGVGPGVGPRPAKSTGGAAGAEGQSAALVDAVRLRLAELGAEPTTASVAAALRAERPPLGGSDVLEAVHALRSEIVGAGPLDPLLADPEVTDVLVNAPDEVWVDRGTGLTRAAGISFPDAAAVRRLAQRLATAAGRRLDDARPWTDARLPDGTRLHAVLPPPAVGCTHLSLRVARPRAFTLEELTAAGSLSPSGARLLRALVAARLSFLVSGGTGSGKTTLLAALLGLVDPGERIVLAEDSAELRPAHPHVVRLEARPPNQEGLGRIDLRELVRQALRMRPDRLVVGEVRGPEVLDLLTALNTGHEGGCGTVHANTAADVPARLEALGSMAGLDRAALHSQLCSALDAVVHLVRHPGSGQRRVAEVHVLLRDRAGFAVTAPAAVLSADGDCHPGPGWGHLVARCAARGIDPGGGGLR; the protein is encoded by the coding sequence ATGAGCGGCGGGATCGGAACCCGGCGGCTCGGCAGGCGCCCGCTCGGCCTTGGGCCTGGTCCGGGTGTGGGTGTGGGTCCGGGTGTGGGGCCGCGTCCGGCGAAGTCCACCGGGGGTGCTGCCGGAGCTGAGGGGCAGTCCGCCGCCCTGGTCGACGCCGTACGGCTGCGCCTCGCCGAGCTGGGCGCGGAGCCCACCACGGCCTCGGTCGCCGCCGCACTGCGCGCCGAGCGGCCCCCGCTCGGCGGCAGCGACGTCCTGGAGGCCGTGCATGCCCTGCGCTCGGAGATCGTCGGAGCCGGACCGCTCGATCCGCTGCTCGCCGATCCGGAGGTCACCGACGTCCTGGTCAACGCGCCCGACGAGGTCTGGGTCGACCGGGGAACCGGCCTGACCCGGGCGGCGGGGATCTCCTTCCCCGACGCGGCCGCCGTGCGCCGACTGGCCCAGCGGCTGGCCACCGCCGCCGGGCGGCGGCTGGACGACGCCCGGCCCTGGACCGACGCCCGGCTGCCCGACGGCACCCGGCTGCACGCCGTCCTGCCGCCGCCGGCCGTCGGCTGCACCCACCTCTCGCTCCGGGTGGCCCGGCCGCGCGCCTTCACCCTGGAGGAGCTGACTGCGGCGGGATCGCTCTCCCCGAGCGGGGCGCGACTGCTGCGCGCGCTGGTCGCGGCCCGGCTGTCCTTCCTGGTCAGCGGGGGTACCGGCAGCGGCAAGACCACCCTGCTCGCCGCGCTGCTCGGGCTGGTGGACCCCGGCGAGCGGATCGTCCTCGCCGAGGACTCGGCAGAGCTGCGCCCGGCCCATCCGCATGTCGTCCGGCTGGAGGCCCGGCCGCCCAACCAGGAGGGACTCGGCCGGATCGACCTCCGCGAGCTGGTGCGCCAGGCCCTGCGGATGCGGCCCGACCGGCTGGTGGTCGGGGAGGTTCGCGGGCCCGAGGTGCTGGACCTGCTGACGGCGCTCAACACCGGCCACGAGGGCGGTTGCGGCACAGTGCACGCCAACACGGCGGCCGATGTGCCCGCGCGGCTGGAGGCCCTGGGGTCGATGGCCGGGCTCGACCGGGCCGCCCTGCACAGCCAGCTCTGCTCGGCCCTGGACGCGGTGGTCCACCTGGTGCGCCACCCCGGCAGCGGGCAGCGCCGGGTCGCCGAGGTCCATGTACTGCTGCGGGACCGGGCCGGGTTCGCGGTCACCGCCCCGGCCGCCGTGCTGTCGGCGGACGGCGACTGCCATCCCGGGCCCGGCTGGGGCCACCTGGTGGCGCGGTGCGCCGCCCGGGGCATCGACCCGGGCGGGGGTGGTCTCCGGTGA
- a CDS encoding TadE family type IV pilus minor pilin: protein MRASERFRRGRRRGRPGVGEAGYATAETAVALPAVVLLTAMLVWGVLAAAAQIRCVDAARVGARAAARGESEAAVLAVAGEAAPAGAEVRVVRGAETVRVAVAAPFRGPGGLVRVLSVRVAAAAVAAREDVLPDLLPAPPPDSSPGAPFGPPLPGSPPGSLPGSPPGGQGGRP from the coding sequence ATGCGGGCTTCTGAGCGGTTCCGCAGGGGGCGGCGGCGCGGTCGGCCCGGCGTGGGGGAGGCGGGGTACGCCACTGCGGAGACCGCGGTCGCGCTGCCTGCGGTCGTCCTGCTCACCGCGATGCTGGTCTGGGGCGTGCTGGCGGCAGCCGCGCAGATCCGCTGCGTGGACGCCGCCCGGGTGGGGGCCCGGGCGGCGGCCCGTGGTGAGAGCGAGGCTGCGGTGCTGGCCGTCGCCGGGGAGGCGGCCCCGGCCGGAGCGGAGGTCCGCGTGGTGCGCGGCGCCGAGACGGTGCGGGTGGCGGTCGCGGCTCCGTTCAGGGGGCCGGGCGGGCTGGTGCGGGTGCTGTCGGTGCGGGTTGCCGCCGCGGCGGTGGCCGCCCGGGAGGACGTACTGCCGGATCTGCTTCCTGCTCCGCCGCCTGACTCGTCGCCGGGTGCTCCGTTCGGTCCGCCCTTGCCCGGTTCACCGCCCGGTTCACTGCCTGGTTCGCCGCCGGGCGGCCAGGGAGGTCGGCCATGA
- a CDS encoding HAD family hydrolase: protein MENQAETSGRPEEQPFRTPRPTRTAAFFDLDKTIIAKSSALAFSRPLYRGGLINRRAVLKSAYAQFVFLLGGADHDQMEKMRDYLSALCRGWNVQQVREIVAETLHGLIDPLIYDEAASLIEEHHAAGRDVVIVSSSGAELVEPIGEMLGADHVIATRLEERDGCYTGEIEYYAYGENKAAAIKELAGTEDYDLERCYAYSDSVTDLPLLETVGHPYAVNPDRALRREALARSWPVLAFSRPVQLRQRIPTFRVPSGPVLAAAAIGAAATAAGLVWYSSRRRTQTS, encoded by the coding sequence GTGGAGAACCAGGCCGAAACCTCAGGACGCCCGGAGGAACAGCCGTTCCGGACGCCCCGCCCGACCCGTACCGCCGCCTTCTTCGACCTCGACAAGACCATCATCGCCAAGTCGAGCGCACTCGCCTTCAGCAGGCCCCTCTATCGGGGCGGCCTGATCAATCGCCGGGCCGTACTGAAGAGCGCCTACGCACAATTCGTCTTCCTCCTGGGCGGCGCCGACCACGACCAGATGGAGAAGATGCGCGACTACCTCTCGGCGCTCTGCCGCGGCTGGAATGTGCAGCAGGTGCGGGAGATCGTCGCCGAGACGCTGCACGGGCTGATCGACCCGCTGATCTACGACGAGGCCGCCTCCCTCATCGAGGAGCACCACGCGGCCGGCCGCGACGTGGTCATCGTCAGCAGCTCCGGGGCCGAACTCGTCGAGCCCATCGGCGAGATGCTGGGCGCCGACCATGTCATCGCCACCCGGCTGGAGGAGCGCGACGGCTGCTACACGGGCGAGATCGAGTACTACGCCTACGGCGAGAACAAGGCAGCCGCCATCAAGGAGCTGGCCGGCACCGAGGACTACGACCTTGAGCGCTGCTACGCCTACAGCGACTCGGTGACCGACCTGCCGCTGCTGGAGACCGTGGGCCACCCCTATGCGGTCAACCCCGACCGGGCGCTGCGCCGGGAGGCGCTGGCCCGCAGCTGGCCGGTGCTGGCGTTCAGCCGTCCGGTGCAGCTGCGGCAGCGGATCCCCACCTTCCGGGTGCCGAGCGGTCCGGTACTGGCCGCCGCCGCCATCGGCGCCGCAGCCACCGCGGCGGGGCTCGTCTGGTACAGCTCCCGGCGCCGTACGCAGACGTCCTGA
- the ssd gene encoding septum site-determining protein Ssd — MAEPSTEHGPSEVPPVTGPLIISADEELIERLLRLCAAAGAEPCVLRGAPPDRRQWERAPLVVVGDDLAERCAGLPRRGGVLLIGRDLDDCEVWVRAVGVGADHVLFLPDAEAWLLDRIADAAEGVGAHALTVAVLGGRGGAGASTLACALAVTAAREGHRTMLIDGDPLGGGLDVLLGGEGASGLRWPDLAGSRGRVNGHELEKALPSLHRLAALSWDRSDTLTIPPEAMRSVLAAARRRGGLVVLDLPRHLEPAAAEALEQADTGLLVVPAELRAMAAAGRVAAAVRMRLADLRAVVRVPGCAGIDGREVARGLHMDLAGELASEPGLTADVERGTPPGLREKGPLARFCSAFLSQAVPPPAAGRSAVA, encoded by the coding sequence ATGGCAGAGCCGTCGACGGAACACGGGCCTTCCGAGGTCCCGCCGGTCACCGGACCGCTGATCATCAGCGCGGACGAGGAGCTGATCGAGCGCCTGCTCAGGCTGTGCGCGGCAGCCGGGGCCGAGCCCTGCGTCCTGCGTGGCGCCCCGCCCGACCGACGGCAGTGGGAGCGCGCACCGCTGGTCGTGGTCGGCGACGACCTCGCGGAGCGGTGCGCCGGGCTGCCCCGGCGGGGCGGAGTCCTGCTCATCGGCCGCGACCTCGACGACTGCGAGGTGTGGGTGCGGGCGGTCGGCGTCGGCGCCGACCATGTGCTCTTCCTGCCCGACGCCGAGGCATGGCTGCTGGACCGGATCGCCGACGCCGCAGAGGGCGTCGGCGCCCATGCGCTGACCGTCGCCGTGCTCGGCGGGCGCGGCGGCGCCGGGGCCTCCACCCTCGCCTGCGCACTCGCCGTGACGGCTGCCCGCGAGGGGCACCGCACCATGCTGATCGACGGCGATCCGCTCGGCGGCGGGCTGGACGTCCTGCTCGGCGGCGAGGGCGCCTCGGGGCTGCGCTGGCCGGACCTCGCCGGCTCCCGGGGCCGGGTCAACGGGCATGAGCTGGAGAAGGCGCTGCCCAGCCTGCACCGCCTGGCCGCGCTCTCCTGGGACCGCAGCGACACCCTGACCATCCCACCCGAGGCGATGCGCTCGGTACTGGCCGCCGCACGGCGGCGGGGCGGGCTGGTCGTCCTCGACCTGCCCCGCCACCTGGAGCCAGCGGCGGCGGAGGCCCTTGAACAGGCCGACACCGGCCTGCTGGTGGTCCCGGCCGAGCTGCGGGCCATGGCGGCGGCCGGGCGCGTCGCGGCGGCGGTGCGGATGCGCCTCGCCGATCTGCGGGCCGTGGTCCGGGTACCCGGCTGCGCGGGAATCGACGGCCGGGAGGTCGCCCGAGGGCTCCACATGGACCTGGCGGGTGAGCTGGCAAGCGAACCGGGCCTGACAGCGGACGTGGAACGGGGCACCCCACCGGGCCTGCGCGAGAAAGGGCCGCTCGCCCGCTTCTGCTCGGCCTTCCTCTCCCAGGCCGTGCCTCCGCCGGCGGCCGGACGGAGCGCGGTCGCATGA
- a CDS encoding type II secretion system F family protein: MAAQVVVGAAAAGVCGLLCAAAAGRARRMARRRGAVLGRAVGSELRPLRPRPGRVRAAAQRLRAADRHSLRRLAPWAAGAGAALLVGGIPGALLGPVAGVALHRVLRRMPPAGAGAPAADHRLEAQLPLTAELLAACLGAAGVPSDAAEAVSRAVGSPMRDRLAAVAAELRLGADPADCWERLGDGCPALAPLGRCLARAGTSGAPPAATLARLAEEQRGAATRSATARTRRAGVLATAPLGVCFLPAFVLIGIVPVVSGLASAFLAPR, from the coding sequence ATGGCCGCTCAGGTGGTGGTCGGGGCTGCGGCGGCGGGCGTGTGCGGATTGCTCTGCGCTGCGGCGGCCGGGCGGGCACGGCGTATGGCGCGGCGCCGGGGTGCGGTGCTGGGCAGGGCGGTCGGGTCGGAGCTGCGACCACTGCGACCACGTCCCGGCAGGGTCCGGGCGGCGGCACAGCGGCTGCGGGCGGCGGACCGCCACTCGCTTCGGCGGCTGGCGCCCTGGGCGGCGGGCGCGGGAGCCGCACTGCTCGTCGGCGGGATCCCGGGTGCCCTGCTGGGCCCGGTCGCAGGGGTCGCCCTGCATCGCGTACTGCGGCGGATGCCGCCCGCCGGAGCCGGAGCGCCTGCGGCCGACCACCGCCTGGAGGCGCAACTGCCGCTCACCGCCGAACTGCTGGCCGCCTGCCTCGGGGCCGCAGGCGTCCCCTCGGACGCCGCCGAGGCCGTCTCGCGCGCGGTCGGCTCCCCGATGCGGGACCGGCTGGCAGCCGTGGCGGCGGAGCTGCGGCTGGGCGCGGACCCGGCCGACTGCTGGGAGCGGCTGGGCGACGGCTGCCCGGCCCTCGCCCCGCTGGGCCGCTGCCTCGCCCGGGCGGGGACCAGCGGTGCACCGCCCGCCGCCACCCTGGCCCGGCTCGCCGAGGAGCAGCGCGGGGCGGCGACCCGGTCCGCCACCGCACGCACCCGGCGGGCCGGGGTGCTCGCCACGGCCCCGCTGGGGGTGTGCTTCCTGCCGGCCTTCGTACTCATCGGCATCGTGCCCGTCGTCTCCGGGCTTGCCTCCGCCTTCCTGGCTCCGCGCTGA